From the genome of Pseudomonas sihuiensis:
AGGTGGCTCATGCCCAGTTCTGGATCGAACTGCGCTGACCGCGGACCGTTGCAAGGCGTCGGCGAAGCCGCCGAGGCTGTACCGATGACGGCCCCGCAGGAGCAGGCGAAGAAGCACGGCGTGCAACACGTACAAGAGCATGCGACCGAGCCGGCGATCCACCCCGTTCCTAACGGTGCCTCGGCCACGCAGAGAGCCTTGCAACGCTCCGTCGAGGTCGGCCCGCCGCTCTGGCTGCTGGCCGAGCTGACCTACCGCTGCCCGCTGCAGTGCCCGTATTGCTCCAATCCGCTAGATTTCTCCCAGCAGGGCGCCGAGCTCAGCACCGCCGAGTGGATCGAGGTGTTCCGCCAGGCCCGTGAGCTGGGCGCGGCGCAGCTGGGCTTTTCCGGCGGCGAGCCGCTGGTGCGTCAGGACCTGACCGAGCTGATTGCGGCCGCGCGCGGCCTGGGCTACTACACCAACCTGATCACCTCCGGCATCGGCCTGACCGAAGCGCGTATCGCCGAATTCGCCGAGGCCGGGCTGGACCATATCCAGATCAGCTTTCAGGCCGCCGACGAGGAGGTGAACAACCTCCTGGCCGGCTCGCAGAAGGCTTTCGCGCAGAAGCTGGCCATGGCCCGCGCGGTCAAGGCCCATGGCTACCCGATGGTGCTGAACTTCGTCACCCATCGGCACAACATCGACAATATCGAGCGCATCATTGAGCTGTGCCTGGAGCTGGAGGCGGACTTCGTCGAGCTCGCCACCTGCCAGTTCTACGGCTGGGCCGAACTCAATCGCGCCGGCCTGCTGCCAACCCGTGCGCAGCTGGAGCGCGCCGAGCGCATCACCAACCAGTGGCGCGACAAGCTGGCGGCGGAGAACCACCCCTGCAAGCTGATCTTCGTCACTCCCGACTACTACGAGGAGCGCCCCAAGGCCTGCATGAACGGCTGGGGCAACCTGTTTCTCGACATCACTCCAGACGGTACCGCGCTGCCTTGCCACAGCGCGCGGCAGCTGCCAGTGCAGTTCCCCAATGTGCGCGAGCACAGCGTCGAACATA
Proteins encoded in this window:
- the pqqE gene encoding pyrroloquinoline quinone biosynthesis protein PqqE — encoded protein: MTAPQEQAKKHGVQHVQEHATEPAIHPVPNGASATQRALQRSVEVGPPLWLLAELTYRCPLQCPYCSNPLDFSQQGAELSTAEWIEVFRQARELGAAQLGFSGGEPLVRQDLTELIAAARGLGYYTNLITSGIGLTEARIAEFAEAGLDHIQISFQAADEEVNNLLAGSQKAFAQKLAMARAVKAHGYPMVLNFVTHRHNIDNIERIIELCLELEADFVELATCQFYGWAELNRAGLLPTRAQLERAERITNQWRDKLAAENHPCKLIFVTPDYYEERPKACMNGWGNLFLDITPDGTALPCHSARQLPVQFPNVREHSVEHIWRHSFGFNRFRGDDWMPEPCRSCDEKHKDFGGCRCQAFMLTGDASNADPVCSKSAHHEVILAARRQADEAPLGLGELQYRNKKASRIICKA